The following proteins are encoded in a genomic region of Chthoniobacterales bacterium:
- a CDS encoding malate dehydrogenase has protein sequence MKTPIKVAVTGAAGQIGYSLLFRIASGAMFGPDQPVELRLIELEPALGALAGVAMELDDCAFPLLAGIVQTSDLNEGFRGANWALLVGSVPRKAGMERKDLLNINGNIFIGQGKAIEANAAADVRVVVVGNPCNTNALIAQRNARSIPANRWYAMTRLDENRAKSQLAARAGIHAHDVTNVAIWGNHSATQYPDFYNARLGGIPAVDVIRDEAWLKETFVPNVQQRGASIIKARGSSSAASAANAVVDTVRALTMPTQAGDWTSIAVTSDGSYGIQPGLICSFPVRSDGTNYEIVQGVPVNDFARARIDASVNELLEEKSLVGDLLPA, from the coding sequence ATGAAAACACCCATTAAAGTCGCCGTCACGGGCGCAGCCGGCCAGATCGGTTACTCGCTTCTTTTCCGCATTGCCTCGGGTGCGATGTTCGGCCCCGACCAGCCCGTGGAGCTCCGCCTCATCGAACTCGAACCTGCCCTCGGCGCCCTGGCCGGAGTGGCGATGGAACTCGACGACTGCGCGTTTCCGCTGCTCGCCGGAATCGTGCAGACCAGCGACCTCAACGAAGGATTTCGCGGAGCGAACTGGGCGCTCCTCGTCGGGTCGGTGCCGCGCAAGGCGGGCATGGAGCGAAAAGACCTCCTCAACATCAACGGCAACATCTTCATCGGCCAGGGCAAGGCCATCGAGGCGAATGCGGCCGCGGATGTGCGCGTCGTCGTGGTCGGAAATCCCTGCAACACGAACGCCCTCATCGCGCAGCGAAACGCCCGCAGCATTCCGGCAAACCGGTGGTATGCCATGACGCGCCTGGACGAGAATCGCGCGAAGAGCCAGCTCGCGGCGCGCGCCGGAATCCACGCGCACGACGTGACGAATGTCGCGATCTGGGGCAACCACTCCGCCACGCAGTATCCCGATTTCTACAACGCCCGCCTTGGTGGAATTCCCGCCGTCGACGTGATCCGCGACGAAGCATGGCTGAAGGAAACGTTCGTGCCGAACGTGCAGCAGCGCGGTGCGTCAATCATCAAGGCGCGAGGCTCGTCATCGGCAGCCTCGGCCGCGAACGCCGTAGTGGACACCGTGCGCGCGCTCACCATGCCGACACAAGCCGGCGACTGGACCAGCATCGCGGTGACATCCGACGGCTCCTACGGCATCCAGCCCGGACTCATCTGCTCGTTTCCGGTTCGCAGCGACGGCACGAATTACGAGATCGTGCAGGGCGTGCCGGTGAATGATTTCGCGCGCGCCCGCATCGATGCTTCGGTGAACGAGCTCCTCGAGGAGAAATCCCTCGTCGGCGATCTGCTGCCTGCCTGA
- a CDS encoding helix-turn-helix domain-containing protein → MNGDVLKALTSSKIYRDYERAFSEATGLPVSLTAVGAWQLPHTGKKSENEFCEIMARVSRSCAACLTTQEQLTQGAGAEVRTVKCDAGMTDSAVPVRLGDQLIGFLQTGQVFCKKPTAAQFARVTKKLREWGVPVDAQIEAAYFQTRVMTPAQYESMVELLTIFAQHLSIVGNQVLVQTGNAEPPMISRAKNFIKENQTEDLSLGQVAKAVNASTFYFCKMFKKATGLNFTEYLSRVRVEKAKNLLLNPNLRISEIAYEVGFQSLTHFNRAFKKIVGRSPTEYRGQLAPA, encoded by the coding sequence ATGAATGGGGACGTTCTCAAGGCTCTCACGTCGTCGAAGATTTATCGCGACTACGAGCGGGCCTTCAGCGAGGCGACCGGGCTGCCCGTATCCCTGACCGCCGTCGGCGCATGGCAATTGCCGCACACTGGAAAGAAATCCGAGAACGAGTTCTGCGAGATCATGGCGCGCGTGAGCCGTTCATGCGCCGCCTGTCTCACCACGCAGGAGCAGCTCACGCAGGGGGCCGGCGCGGAGGTGCGCACCGTGAAATGCGACGCCGGAATGACGGACAGCGCCGTGCCGGTGCGCCTCGGCGATCAATTGATCGGCTTTTTGCAGACCGGCCAGGTGTTTTGCAAAAAACCCACCGCCGCGCAGTTTGCCCGTGTGACGAAAAAGCTACGGGAGTGGGGCGTGCCGGTGGATGCGCAGATCGAGGCCGCGTACTTCCAGACCAGGGTCATGACGCCCGCTCAATACGAGTCGATGGTCGAGCTGCTCACGATCTTCGCACAGCATCTTTCCATCGTCGGGAACCAGGTGCTGGTGCAGACCGGGAACGCCGAGCCACCGATGATCAGCCGGGCCAAGAACTTCATCAAAGAGAACCAGACCGAGGATCTCTCGCTCGGCCAGGTCGCAAAAGCGGTGAACGCGAGCACGTTTTATTTTTGCAAGATGTTCAAGAAGGCGACCGGCCTGAACTTCACGGAATATCTTTCCCGGGTGCGCGTGGAAAAAGCGAAGAATCTGCTGCTGAATCCGAACCTGCGCATCAGCGAGATCGCCTACGAAGTCGGTTTCCAGTCGCTCACGCATTTCAATCGCGCGTTCAAAAAAATCGTCGGACGCTCGCCGACGGAATATCGCGGACAGCTCGCGCCCGCCTAG
- a CDS encoding radical SAM protein — protein sequence MEPLPARKFHGNRYVYTVLSQRAGGLSIGINLNPDQRCNFDCIYCEIDRDGRGGARGVHVPEMIRELEQMLALVRDGRLSDLGYEGMPAELLALKEIALSGDGEPTLCPNFREALEAILELRERHPNPAFKIVVITNSIGLNIPKVREAIAQLADADEVWAKLDAGTQGYMDIVNRPGISIEVALRGIRDLGRFRPIVIQSLFPSVDGCEPSDAEIDAYARNLLELKEDGVRISLVQIYSAHRPAVDAQCGHLPLRTLSRIAHTVREMTGLNAEVF from the coding sequence GTGGAGCCTTTGCCGGCGCGAAAATTCCACGGCAATCGCTACGTTTATACCGTTCTCTCGCAGCGCGCGGGCGGGCTCTCGATCGGCATCAATCTCAACCCCGATCAGCGCTGCAACTTCGACTGCATCTACTGCGAGATCGACCGCGACGGACGCGGAGGTGCGCGCGGCGTTCACGTGCCGGAGATGATTCGCGAACTCGAGCAGATGCTGGCGCTCGTGCGGGATGGACGCCTCTCCGACCTCGGTTACGAAGGCATGCCCGCCGAGCTGCTGGCCTTGAAGGAGATCGCACTCAGCGGCGACGGGGAACCGACGCTCTGCCCCAATTTCCGGGAGGCGCTCGAGGCCATCCTCGAGCTTCGGGAACGCCATCCGAACCCGGCGTTCAAGATCGTGGTGATCACCAATTCGATCGGCCTGAACATTCCGAAAGTGCGCGAGGCCATCGCGCAGCTTGCGGATGCGGATGAGGTCTGGGCGAAGCTCGACGCCGGCACGCAGGGTTACATGGACATCGTCAATCGACCGGGAATCTCCATCGAAGTTGCTCTGAGGGGAATCCGCGACCTCGGGAGGTTTCGCCCGATCGTCATTCAAAGCCTCTTCCCCTCGGTCGATGGTTGCGAGCCATCCGACGCCGAGATCGATGCCTATGCCCGAAACCTGCTCGAACTCAAGGAGGACGGCGTCCGCATCTCGCTCGTGCAGATCTACTCCGCCCATCGGCCGGCCGTGGACGCTCAATGCGGACATCTGCCCCTGCGCACGCTTTCCAGGATCGCGCACACCGTGCGGGAGATGACGGGATTGAACGCGGAAGTCTTTTAA